CGAAACTGCAATGATACCGGTAGCGATATAGGAAAGAGTATGGAGCTCAAGCGTGAGTCCTAAGACCGGAATGGTATAGGTCGTAAGCTGGTCGAATCCGAGGCCGCCGATTGCAACAACGGTCAGACCCATAAGGGCGAGACAGCCGACTGCTGCAAGTTCTGCGATACTGCGGGTCATGACCGGGATCTTCATGTTCAGGACAGAGTTGGAGATCCATCCAAGAATGAGACCAACGATCAGTGCAATGATTAATCCTGCGATCGGCACGATGAACGGGCTGAACACAGCGAGCTTTGCGGCAAACAGCATAGCAATAACACCAGAACCGAACGCAAGCATACCTGCGGACGGAACTCCGGTACCGATACCGTAGCTGCAGAGTTTTTTGATTGTGCTGTTACCCCAGATCAGGGCACCAACAGCTGCAATTCCACCGAAGAATGCAAGGTAATCATAACCTGCATAGGATCCGGCGACTGCGATGTAAAGGGAAACCAGTGCAAGGACAAGACCAATAGCCATGACCTTGTTGTGTGGAATGCCATCGTGTGATGCTTCAACTTTTACTGACATTTTTTACACCTCA
The genomic region above belongs to Methanocorpusculum vombati and contains:
- the mtrC gene encoding tetrahydromethanopterin S-methyltransferase subunit MtrC, giving the protein MSVKVEASHDGIPHNKVMAIGLVLALVSLYIAVAGSYAGYDYLAFFGGIAAVGALIWGNSTIKKLCSYGIGTGVPSAGMLAFGSGVIAMLFAAKLAVFSPFIVPIAGLIIALIVGLILGWISNSVLNMKIPVMTRSIAELAAVGCLALMGLTVVAIGGLGFDQLTTYTIPVLGLTLELHTLSYIATGIIAVSFMLGAIALQHPFNACLGPGEKQDRTNMLTIECGFLSMIVMAVISFAFVSFVAAWISLVIALIGWYWSYKKYFALSKRDAAAWLDAKPFSDAEE